AACAATTCTATGGAGggtgttttatacacacacacacacacacacacactttaaaaaaggGATCCTACACTCTcttctctgaggaagtgaaaCAAGAGCTTgggctcagtgtgtgtgtgtgtgtgatgtcaaGGAGACTGTCCTAGAAATTCTCAATAGCTGAAGGGGAAAAGGGATGAATGGGTTTCTTATCTGTTCATGGCCTGCCCCATGCTTTTCCATTCCAGGCCCTGGTGCTGGGAGAGGAAGGGTGGGGACCAGAGTCCTGAGCCCTGCTGTTCCCACAATGGACTGACATCAGCCATTGGTCctgagaagggagaagaagggagagaaggagggaaaggaaggagaaaccaGGGGAAAAGTTGGAGGATGATGGGAGATGACGGGAGAAAAGCAGGAAGGTGAGGAGAAGAAAGATGAGGCAGAGGGACAGCACgagaggatgtggagagactATTAGAGAAAcctgtggggagaggggaagcTGAGGATGGTAGGGGTCATGACAGTggtagggagggaaggaaggaaaggcggCCAAGAGAGGAGACAGAATGCGTGAAAATGAGGGttaggcagagggaaaagaaggagaaaggcaTGGAGACAAATAAAACTAGAAGGGAAGCAGAAAAGTGAGAGactaaggaaggaagagagggaagagggagtgagagagagaaatgaaagactcAGTGAGGGGATTTATAGCAGGCGAcatggggcagggtgggggccacaaacagagaaaataaagcagggataaatagaaatgaaagaaaaatgtggacTACAGAAGCAAAGGACAGAGCGAGAATATGAACGGACCTCTTGAGACCAAGAGGAAATGCAGGAGAGAGAAGCGGGAACCAGAGGGGGAGGAAGTGCTGCTCTGCCGCCGTGGTCCTGAGCTCTTGGAGGAGCGCACCCTCCTCCCGACACAATGGACAGGGACACCTTGTGATTTAATGTTGGGAGTTCACAGAGTCCTGAAGCACAACCGTGGACCTCAGGTTAGCAGTGCTCGCTTGGTACACGGAGTGGAAGAGGAGATTTCAACAATGGAGGAATATGACaggagaatggagaaaggaatgCAGGGAGAgcagaagaggggaaagaaaagagggacaGAGCTGGGCAGAGTGTTGTGTAAAGGACCCCTGGGCTTATGTTTGGGTGTGAGAGTCATGGCCCATGGGGAATGGGCTCTGTggcccccacatacacacacatccctGCCACATGTGAGATCAAGGGAGCAGTAGAAGACTAGCAAGAGAGatgaagacagaaaggaaataaaataggagagggagggagcaagggagaaCAGAATGTGTTTTCCCAAATCTCCTAAGTAATTGACAAAGCAATTCTCATACAAAATGTtacaggaaatggaaaaagagaaagctaTTTAACTTATTTCAGGCATGGATAACTTTGATTAACAACTGGTCAAAAGATTGATAGTTGATCTACCTTTCATCAGGCATGGTTAATTTTGATCTGATAACTGgtcaaaaatataagaaatgtagtgtaagaaaaatatatcatgaatgtgaaacaaaagtaaacaaattttttttttcatacatgaGAGAGGGTTTATTTATCTGTCTTGGTCCAAAAAAGACTAAAGGTGGCTTAAAAAGGGATCATAGcaactttctgaaaaatattcaaGATCTTAAATATATTACTCTTCCCAAAAGCTAGCTGCTTCCAAGCTTGACTtaatattttgcatgttttctcttCGTTGCTTGGTAAATATGTTTGCTTCTCCTTTTTGCAATCGACGTCTGACAGCTGATTTTTGCTGTTTTGTCAACTGACGTTTCACTTTCTGCTTCACCACTTCCGGAGGAATTGTTGAACAGCTTAAAACACTACCCACAGAAGTAATACTCAGAGTTCTCGTTCTATATTGATTAATATCTTCCgtattttcttcatctctgaaagGCCTGAATTCTTTGTTGAATGACGACAAGGCAATGAGATGAGGGCATTCATCTTCATCCTCTTCAGAGCCTGTGGGGATTCCTCCTGGACCTGTCTTACCATCTTGCCTCGtgtcattttcagttttgttttgctcCTCCGAAAATTCAGTTACAGACTTGTTTTCAACAACCTgcccttttatttcttctaaagcTTGATTGAATCCAGTCATTTCAAAATTGTGTGCATCAGCACTCTCCTCTGACAAAttgtcttcctttatttcttcaaggTCTCCAGATTAGCTGCAACAGCAGTGAACTGATTCATCTTCAGAGTTTCGTTCACTTTGATTTTCTAACCTATAAACCTTTGCTTTTTCTGGTACCTCTTCGTCAGAAAATAAGAATTCAGATCCCTCCTCTGTTTCAGTATATTTATCATCTGGACCTACTGGATGAAGCAGTTCATCATCTGCCTGCATTTCCTTTGTGTAGCCACTGGCCGAAACCTCTACATCAAGAAAGTCCTCCCTCCTGATATCACTAAAGGTTGGATAAAGCTCACTTTCATAGCTGAATCGCTTCATGAAGAAATCTCTAATGCATTTAACATCTCTGTCAAAATACCATTCAGCATTGGGATGCGAAGTTGAAACCATTTGTGGAAAATCAATCATGGTGATGTGGTCATCTTTATCCAAAATGAGATTGAATTCATTGAAATCTCCATGAATTAGCCCATGATTTGCTAGTTTGACAATTAGTTCCATAGCTTCATCATACACTGATGCAGGATCTTCAACGTGGTGTATCTAACATAGGGAAAGCCATTTATGAGTTCCATAACCACTGCATGGCAATTATAATCAATTGGCTTTGGAACTGGAAATTTCCTGTCATACAATGCCTTCATATAGGCAAATTCTTTCATGGCAGAAAGACGAGATAAATAAAGCCAAGACACGTTATGCCTGTGTTTATGGTAATCACGCTTGTTTTTCAGATTTCGAAAGGAGGTTCTTCCCAGTCTGTGAAGCTTTACTGCAAATTGCTGACCTTctccatttgcaacaatataaatATCAGATTCTTTGCCAACACCCATCTGGTTTCCAACAGACTCAACTACCTGTCTAGAAGAAAGCGCTTTCAAAGCTAGGTAGTCACAGCCTGCGTTTGTCAACCGATAGCCCTGGACAGTTTTGGTACGCTCCCAAGCTATGAGTTTATGTTTCACTAATTCTCTTAAAAC
The DNA window shown above is from Rhinolophus ferrumequinum isolate MPI-CBG mRhiFer1 chromosome 15, mRhiFer1_v1.p, whole genome shotgun sequence and carries:
- the LOC117034594 gene encoding LOW QUALITY PROTEIN: serine/threonine-protein kinase RIO2-like (The sequence of the model RefSeq protein was modified relative to this genomic sequence to represent the inferred CDS: inserted 1 base in 1 codon; substituted 2 bases at 2 genomic stop codons) gives rise to the protein MGKVNVAKLRYMSRDDFRVLIAVEMGMKNHEIVPCSLVASIASLKHGGCNKVLRELVKHKLIAWERTKTVQGYRLTNAGCDYLALKALSSRQVVESVGNQMGVGKESDIYIVANGEGQQFAVKLHRLGRTSFRNLKNKRDYHKHRHNVSWLYLSRLSAMKEFAYMKALYDRKFPVPKPIDYNCHAVVMELINGFPXCXIHHVEDPASVYDEAMELIVKLANHGLIHGDFNEFNLILDKDDHITMIDFPQMVSTSHPNAEWYFDRDVKCIRDFFMKRFSYESELYPTFSDIRREDFLDVEVSASGYTKEMQADDELLHPVGPDDKYTETEEGSEFLFSDEEVPEKAKVYRLENQSERNSEDESVHCCCSXSGDLEEIKEDNLSEESADAHNFEMTGFNQALEEIKGQVVENKSVTEFSEEQNKTENDTRQDGKTGPGGIPTGSEEDEDECPHLIALSSFNKEFRPFRDEENTEDINQYRTRTLSITSVGSVLSCSTIPPEVVKQKVKRQLTKQQKSAVRRRLQKGEANIFTKQRRENMQNIKSSLEAASFWEE